The following proteins are encoded in a genomic region of Drosophila miranda strain MSH22 chromosome 4, D.miranda_PacBio2.1, whole genome shotgun sequence:
- the LOC108162646 gene encoding factor V activator RVV-V alpha: protein MWLSFLLLLLPPLGSLCGDMPDLSFNHLASYLVSLRSYDYVEHPGDNHFCSGAIISERHVLTSGHCITNKRGLLMNARRIKLAFCSPLADARDKREQLVRIHSMVVYPLYERNKQDDLGVIKLRRNIWFRGHHLVSVSIGSDQLDVGKDCFGIGWTQRESRRKMKAHPLLVANVEIRPFEECLKPQAQNLSRNAHAEGDFLMCLNNTDPQICMSDIGGPIFCNNRLYGLALGFVDCSDHDPVFFSYVPYYNSWLERIISQGVLLHHRLPLRWFVAWALLLLLRHNFLSGQMHG, encoded by the exons ATGTGGCTTTCATTCCTCCTATTATTGCTCCCGCCTTTGGGTTCCCTCTGTGGCGATATGCCAGATCTTTCATTCAACCATTTGGCCTCGTATCTGGTCTCCCTGCGATCCTACGATTACGTGGAACATCCTGGCGATAATCACTTCTGTTCGGGGGCCATCATCTCAGAGCGGCATGTCCTCACGTCGGGCCACTGCATCACCAA CAAAAGAGGTCTCCTGATGAATGCCCGACGCATTAAGCTGGCCTTCTGTTCTCCCCTGGCCGATGCCCGCGACAAGCGCGAACAATTGGTCCGCATCCACTCCATGGTGGTGTATCCGCTGTACGAAAGGAACAAACAGGACGACTTGGGGGTCATCAAGCTAAGGCGAAACATATGGTTCAGGGGTCACCATTTGGTGAGCGTCAGCATTGGCTCGGACCAACTAGACGTGGGCAAAGATTGCTTtggcatcggctggacccaaAGGGAGAGT CGACGCAAAATGAAAGCCCATCCCTTGCTGGTGGCCAATGTGGAGATACGTCCCTTCGAGGAGTGCCTCAAGCCGCAGGCGCAGAATCTGTCAAGGAATGCCCATGCCGAGGGCGACTTTTTGATGTGCCTGAACAACACTGATCCCCAGATTTGCATGTCCGACATCGGTGGCCCCATCTTCTGCAATAATCGTCTGTACGGCCTGGCTCTGGGCTTCGTCGATTGCTCCGATCACGATCCCGTGTTCTTCAGCTATGTGCCGTACTATAATTCATGGTTGGAGCGCATTATATCCCAGGGAGTGCTGCTGCACCACAGACTGCCGCTCCGGTGGTTCGTTGCCTGggccctcctcctcctcctccgccacAACTTTCTCTCGGGGCAAATGCATGGCTGA
- the LOC108162645 gene encoding fasciclin-3 isoform X6, whose product MSRIVFVLFAAILTDALTAGQVNVEPNTALLNEGDRTELLCRYGRTINYCRIEIPGEQKVLNLSPEWSKTPGFTYYGAGLQAGQCGVTIERVKASNNGQVKCSLGVEGEELSGTIDLVVALRPQQPIIELLSKPNREGYFAEGTQFSARCSVRDGRPPANISWYIDNMPANKRTSQLEIISTPTNDNVELSTSVQEIQWHLSPEDSNRKLVCRSHHQTDRETVPPQEAAYIINVRYAPVHQPEASVYGLYLDHTAIVNITIRASPLPRIEWTIEGLVVSQGRTEGRYSAYEPQYLGNDEYNVTLAIAGLTLEDTTKIYNLRATNDLGLTDYQVRISSSSKPPSNSLDVAAIVGIVVAVAVLVLVVLLLLFARATGRWCFGGKSIKTPTNETKTNNSSMLNLY is encoded by the exons ATGCGCTCACCGCCGGCCAAGTGAATGTGGAGCCCAACACCGCACTTTTGAACGAGGGCGATCGCACAGAGCTGCTCTGCCGCTACGGACGGACCATCAACTACTGCCGCATCGAGATACCCGGCGAACAGAAGGTCCTCAATCTCTCGCCGGAATGGAGCAAGACACCGGGATTCACCTACTACGGCGCTGGCCTGCAGGCCGGCCAATGCGGTGTCACCATCGAGAGGGTCAAGGCCAGCAACAACGGCCAGGTCAAGTGCAGTCTGGGCGTCGAGGGGGAGGAGCTGTCGGGCACCATTGATCTGGTGGTGGCAT TGCGTCCCCAGCAGCCCATAATCGAACTGCTCTCCAAACCCAATCGCGAGGGCTACTTTGCCGAGGGAACCCAGTTCAGTGCCCGTTGCAGCGTCCGCGACGGTCGCCCGCCCGCAAACATCTCCTGGTACATTGACAACATGCCCGCCAACAAGCGGACGAGCCAGCTGGAGATCATCTCGACGCCGACCAACGACAATGTGGAGCTGTCCACCTCCGTGCAGGAGATCCAATGGCACTTGTCGCCCGAGGATAGCAACAGGAAGCTCGTCTGCCGTTCGCATCATCAGACAGATCGCGAGACAGTGCCACCGCAGGAGGCGGCCTACATCATCAATGTGCGAT ATGCACCCGTTCATCAGCCAGAGGCCTCTGTGTATGGATTGTATTTGGATCACACTGCCATTGTTAACATCACAATCCGGGCCAGTCCCTTGCCAAGGATTGAGTGGACCATCGAGGGATTGGTTGTGTCGCAGGGCCGCACCGAGGGCCGCTACTCGGCGTACGAGCCACAGTATCTGGGCAACGATGAGTACAATGTAACGCTGGCCATCGCCGGACTGACGCTGGAGGATACGACCAAAATCTACAATCTGCGTGCCACCAACGACCTCGGTCTGACGGACTACCAAGTGCGCATCAGTTCCTCGAGCAAGCCGCCCAGCAATAGCCTGGACGTGGCCGCCATTGTGGGCATCGTTGTGGCCGTCGCTGTACTGGTTCTGGTCGTACTCCTCCTCCTGTTTGCCCGTGCCACAGGCAGATGGTGCTTTGGCG